A genomic segment from Thermostichus lividus PCC 6715 encodes:
- the rfbC gene encoding dTDP-4-dehydrorhamnose 3,5-epimerase codes for MLKVQPLAIPEVLLLEPQIFRDQRGFFFESFNQRAFMAATGLEVNFVQDNHSASQQGVLRGLHYQHQQPQGKLIRVIEGEIFDVAVDLRQSSPTYGQWVGVWLNAETHHQLWIPAGFAHGFWVKSATAQVLYKATDYYNPGDEHTLLWNDPTVAVDWPLSGEPLLSAKDQQGKPFGCVPHFA; via the coding sequence ATGCTTAAGGTACAGCCCCTTGCCATTCCAGAGGTGCTATTGCTAGAACCGCAGATCTTTCGCGATCAGCGCGGCTTCTTCTTTGAGAGTTTTAATCAGCGGGCGTTTATGGCGGCAACAGGATTAGAGGTCAATTTTGTCCAAGATAATCATTCTGCATCTCAGCAGGGGGTATTGCGCGGGCTGCACTATCAACACCAACAACCTCAAGGCAAGCTCATCCGGGTGATTGAGGGAGAAATTTTTGATGTGGCGGTGGATCTGCGGCAATCCTCCCCAACCTATGGCCAGTGGGTGGGGGTTTGGCTAAACGCCGAAACCCATCATCAACTGTGGATTCCTGCCGGGTTTGCCCATGGTTTTTGGGTGAAGTCGGCAACGGCTCAGGTGCTCTACAAAGCAACAGATTACTACAACCCAGGAGATGAGCATACCCTGCTGTGGAACGATCCGACCGTGGCAGTTGACTGGCCCCTGAGCGGTGAGCCGCTCCTCTCGGCTAAGGATCAGCAGGGGAAACCCTTTGGGTGCGTGCCACACTTTGCCTAG
- a CDS encoding nucleoside deaminase yields the protein MDDFMQAAIAEAKQGLQEGGIPIGSVLVQQGKIIGRGHNQRVQQGNPILHAEIDCLSNAGRIGSYADTVLYSTLMPCYLCAGAVVQFGIKKVIAGESQTFAGARAFMESHGVEVIDLNLEVCQQMMADFITQHPRLWFEDIGKL from the coding sequence ATGGATGACTTTATGCAGGCGGCGATCGCCGAGGCCAAACAAGGGCTGCAAGAGGGCGGCATTCCCATTGGCTCGGTGCTGGTGCAGCAGGGAAAAATTATTGGCCGGGGTCATAACCAGCGGGTGCAGCAGGGCAACCCCATCCTCCACGCCGAAATTGACTGCCTCTCTAATGCAGGGCGTATTGGCAGCTACGCTGACACCGTACTCTACTCAACCCTCATGCCCTGCTATTTATGTGCTGGCGCAGTGGTTCAGTTTGGCATCAAAAAAGTGATTGCGGGCGAATCCCAAACCTTTGCGGGTGCCCGAGCCTTCATGGAGAGCCATGGGGTTGAGGTCATTGATCTCAATCTAGAGGTGTGTCAGCAGATGATGGCAGACTTTATTACGCAGCATCCCCGCCTCTGGTTTGAAGATATTGGGAAACTGTAA
- a CDS encoding chemotaxis protein CheW — MVLKTRRRRQPQPVVMEQFLTFLIRQEQFAVPMAQANRVIPLPPIYGDRSRRGVGLVNHGDREILVIEIGRCLFAEPLSAAETEKLKFLLILQPDLAGEWLGFPLVDPPIIERVPQDHIHPIPKNYLHWGNIHHVSSLMVSSTNDPNLPPIFIVDVPQVLASLKTL, encoded by the coding sequence ATGGTACTTAAAACCCGTCGCCGTCGCCAACCTCAGCCCGTTGTCATGGAGCAGTTCTTGACGTTTTTGATCCGTCAGGAACAGTTTGCCGTGCCCATGGCACAAGCCAATCGCGTCATTCCCCTGCCTCCCATCTACGGCGATCGCTCTCGCCGGGGGGTGGGTCTGGTCAATCATGGCGATCGCGAAATTTTAGTGATTGAGATTGGCCGCTGCCTCTTTGCCGAGCCGTTGTCTGCGGCTGAAACCGAGAAACTCAAGTTCTTGCTGATTTTGCAGCCAGACCTTGCAGGCGAGTGGCTAGGCTTTCCGCTCGTGGATCCGCCAATTATTGAGCGGGTTCCCCAAGACCACATCCATCCCATTCCCAAAAACTATCTGCATTGGGGCAATATTCACCACGTCAGCTCCCTAATGGTCAGCAGCACTAATGACCCCAATCTGCCCCCCATCTTTATTGTGGATGTGCCCCAGGTGCTAGCCTCTCTCAAGACCCTGTAA
- a CDS encoding RNA-guided endonuclease InsQ/TnpB family protein: MFGCQQVLLNPNNELKGVMEFVCSEANKLTNQGIYYARQLHFKTGQWIGKHSLSYEYKTSKHFQALYSQAAQQTLISVYESFKSYRALLKLWRGGELAEKPRMPNYRKKGGLAVVSYPKQALKLVDGMIRVPLGQLVKVWFQIDSFTVPMPSNLKFEDIKELRILPRNGCFYAEFVYRLNPVQIDVDPMRVLGIDSGLNNWLTCVSNVGTSFIVDGLHLKSLNRWYNKQIAKLKEGKPQGFWSKRLAQLTEKRNRQIRDAVNKAARIVIDHCTRNRIGRIVFGWNQQQKDGSNLGKKTNQKFVQIPTARLKERIAQLAEQYGIEFVETEESYTSQASFVDGDFLPTFGEKPDSWKSSGKRTKRGLFRTAQNWYINADCNGAANILRKVATMLGLSLSGVGRGSLTAPTRIKLWVTAQGKREATRLQPVA, encoded by the coding sequence ATGTTTGGATGTCAGCAAGTTTTGCTCAACCCCAATAACGAACTTAAGGGGGTGATGGAATTTGTCTGCTCTGAGGCAAACAAGCTAACCAATCAGGGCATCTACTATGCTCGTCAACTGCACTTTAAGACCGGGCAGTGGATTGGCAAGCATAGCCTGAGTTACGAATACAAGACCAGTAAGCACTTCCAAGCTCTTTACTCCCAGGCTGCACAGCAAACCTTGATTTCGGTCTACGAGTCGTTTAAGTCCTACCGAGCATTGTTGAAACTGTGGCGAGGTGGAGAACTGGCAGAGAAACCCAGGATGCCAAATTACCGCAAGAAGGGAGGGTTGGCAGTAGTCAGCTATCCCAAACAAGCGCTGAAGTTGGTTGATGGGATGATCCGGGTTCCGCTGGGGCAGTTAGTGAAAGTGTGGTTTCAGATTGATTCGTTCACTGTCCCCATGCCCTCCAATCTCAAATTTGAGGACATCAAGGAACTGCGGATTCTGCCGCGCAATGGGTGTTTCTACGCTGAGTTTGTCTATCGTCTGAACCCCGTTCAGATTGATGTAGACCCGATGCGGGTGCTGGGCATCGATTCGGGATTAAACAACTGGCTCACCTGCGTCAGCAATGTGGGAACCAGCTTCATTGTGGATGGACTGCACCTGAAATCATTGAACCGCTGGTACAACAAGCAAATTGCCAAGCTGAAAGAAGGTAAGCCTCAAGGCTTTTGGTCAAAGCGACTGGCACAACTCACTGAGAAGCGCAATCGGCAGATACGTGATGCAGTGAACAAAGCGGCTAGGATTGTGATTGACCATTGCACCCGTAACCGGATTGGTCGGATTGTATTTGGCTGGAACCAGCAGCAAAAGGACGGTTCCAACCTAGGCAAGAAGACCAATCAGAAGTTTGTGCAGATCCCAACTGCGAGACTGAAAGAGCGGATTGCTCAGTTAGCGGAGCAGTACGGGATAGAGTTTGTTGAAACTGAGGAGTCGTATACCTCTCAAGCATCGTTTGTGGATGGTGACTTTTTGCCGACATTCGGTGAAAAACCTGATAGCTGGAAGTCATCGGGGAAGCGGACGAAGCGAGGCTTGTTCAGGACTGCTCAGAATTGGTACATCAACGCGGATTGTAATGGCGCTGCCAACATCCTGCGTAAAGTAGCGACGATGCTTGGATTGAGTCTGAGCGGAGTTGGTAGGGGGTCTTTGACTGCCCCCACCCGCATTAAGTTGTGGGTGACAGCTCAAGGGAAAAGGGAAGCAACGCGGCTTCAGCCCGTTGCGTAG
- the rfbD gene encoding dTDP-4-dehydrorhamnose reductase: MRIMILGAMGQVGWQLVQQAPPQINVIPVARQGTAVTFDLADLEAIPSFLRAHCPDVLINAAAYTAVDQAEQEPEQAQRINGTAVKILAQTMAELGGVLVHYSTDYVFDGQQAVPYRETDATAPINAYGYSKWLGEQAIATVNANYLILRTSWVYDVRGKNFLRTMVRLAQTRPLVRVVADQVGTPTAASFIARLTYQLLLLQARGLYHLTPQGSTSWYGFARKIFDYLKAQGYATATLEAIPSRDYPTAAQRPAFSTLNCEKVTAVLGAPLPHWEQVLESILVQLNPASCLD; this comes from the coding sequence ATGCGGATCATGATTTTGGGGGCGATGGGGCAGGTGGGCTGGCAGTTGGTGCAGCAGGCTCCGCCTCAGATAAATGTCATCCCCGTCGCTCGCCAAGGAACTGCGGTGACGTTCGATCTGGCGGATCTAGAGGCAATTCCGAGCTTCCTGCGCGCTCATTGCCCCGATGTGCTGATCAATGCAGCGGCCTACACCGCAGTGGATCAAGCGGAGCAGGAACCTGAGCAGGCTCAGCGAATTAATGGCACGGCAGTGAAGATATTGGCACAGACCATGGCTGAACTGGGGGGAGTACTCGTTCACTACTCCACAGACTATGTGTTCGATGGCCAGCAAGCGGTACCCTATCGGGAAACGGATGCTACGGCTCCTATTAATGCCTACGGCTACAGCAAGTGGTTGGGGGAGCAGGCGATCGCCACCGTCAATGCTAACTATCTAATTTTGCGCACCAGTTGGGTCTATGATGTCCGCGGCAAAAATTTCCTGCGTACCATGGTACGGCTTGCGCAAACTCGTCCGCTAGTGCGGGTTGTGGCGGATCAAGTTGGAACGCCCACCGCCGCCAGCTTCATTGCCCGCCTCACCTATCAACTGCTGCTGCTGCAGGCAAGGGGACTGTATCACCTCACCCCCCAAGGCAGTACCAGTTGGTACGGCTTTGCCCGCAAAATTTTTGACTACCTCAAAGCTCAGGGCTATGCCACTGCCACACTGGAAGCCATTCCCAGTCGTGACTATCCGACCGCGGCACAGCGCCCAGCGTTCTCCACCCTTAACTGCGAGAAAGTCACAGCGGTGTTAGGGGCGCCCTTACCACACTGGGAGCAGGTTTTAGAGTCGATTCTGGTACAGTTGAACCCCGCAAGCTGTCTTGATTAA
- the rfbB gene encoding dTDP-glucose 4,6-dehydratase, giving the protein MIKFLVTGGGGFIGANFVRLALTEGWGAVLNLDKMTYACHPGTLAMLRRYPNYQFVHGDVGDRALVADLLQTIQPDAVIHFAAESHVDRSINSPQDFIQTNVVGTANLLEEVKAYWQQRPSREQDTFRFIHISTDEVYGSLGPTDPPFRENTPYAPNSPYAASKAASDHLVRAYHHTYGLPTLTTNCSNNYGPYQFPEKLIPLMICQALAQQPLPIYGDGQNVRDWLYVEDHCRAVYRVWQKGQPGQTYNIGGNCEKTNLEVVQTLCDLLQTRYPQPNVNYHSLITFVGDRPGHDRRYAIDASKIQQELGWQPQETFTSGLTKTVEWYLSHQDWVQAVRTADYSAWLASHYGSTLSAPH; this is encoded by the coding sequence ATGATCAAATTCCTCGTGACGGGTGGTGGTGGGTTTATCGGGGCAAACTTTGTGCGGCTAGCCCTCACGGAAGGCTGGGGAGCGGTGCTGAACCTCGACAAGATGACCTATGCCTGCCATCCTGGCACGCTGGCCATGCTGCGGCGGTACCCCAACTACCAGTTTGTGCATGGGGATGTGGGCGATCGTGCCCTTGTGGCCGACCTGTTACAGACCATTCAACCCGATGCCGTAATCCATTTTGCCGCAGAAAGCCATGTGGATCGCTCTATCAACAGTCCTCAAGATTTTATTCAAACCAATGTCGTAGGCACCGCCAACCTCCTAGAAGAAGTTAAGGCTTACTGGCAGCAGCGACCGAGCAGGGAGCAAGACACCTTCCGCTTTATTCATATTTCTACCGATGAGGTCTATGGCAGCCTTGGCCCCACAGATCCGCCGTTTCGGGAAAACACCCCCTATGCCCCTAACAGCCCCTACGCCGCCTCGAAAGCTGCCTCAGATCACCTTGTACGCGCCTACCACCACACCTATGGTCTCCCCACGTTGACCACCAACTGCTCCAATAACTACGGCCCCTACCAATTTCCCGAGAAACTCATCCCCCTAATGATCTGCCAAGCCTTGGCGCAGCAGCCTCTGCCTATCTACGGCGATGGCCAAAATGTGCGGGACTGGCTCTACGTTGAAGATCACTGCCGTGCGGTTTACAGGGTGTGGCAAAAGGGGCAACCGGGGCAAACCTACAACATTGGCGGCAACTGCGAAAAAACCAACCTTGAAGTGGTGCAGACCCTCTGTGACCTGCTACAAACTCGGTACCCCCAGCCCAATGTCAACTATCACAGTTTAATTACCTTTGTTGGCGATCGCCCCGGCCATGATCGTCGCTACGCCATTGATGCCAGTAAGATTCAGCAAGAACTCGGCTGGCAACCGCAGGAAACCTTTACCAGTGGCCTCACCAAAACGGTGGAATGGTACCTCAGCCACCAAGACTGGGTACAGGCAGTGCGCACCGCCGACTATAGCGCTTGGCTGGCCAGCCACTACGGCAGCACCTTGAGCGCGCCCCATTAA
- a CDS encoding hybrid sensor histidine kinase/response regulator gives MLELGPDEAVRLQFLEEAQDYLQTIEAGVLELGATPSTQVIDGVLRAAHSIKGGAAMMGFTLLSDLAHRLEDFFKVLRSRPCDDAETQHLLLRAVDQLQSVIVLNRQGLEPNAAWLHTQAEPIFNQLHERLGDPKAEDELSLLSGDDGHAMRVVLFETEVEACLQRLEAVIQDPQQPCLKEEMAIASQELEGLGQMLEIPQFAQFCATVSDYLAQPECDISAMAASIIQQWRRCQALVLTGQLEALPTALTLDLPEEAEEQTVFDLGLDDLNQELGVEDFASAEVNGFSLDDVLPSLEPPVPSTAPAPTVVSAPPKPDTQEPREMTVRVAGHHLDVISDLLGELLIECNGLDLQRTRLHRLLDTLKQKVRLLEQANFRLRTEYDRVSGTVGATHPISAQAQHGFDSLEFDRYTDVHLLSQEVMETIVQIQEITSDLDLGLEDTERTSRDLNRTAKQLQVRFTQVRMRPFADLANRYPRVIRELSQEHGKTVDLVIEGSHILIDRTVLSVLADPLMHLVRNAFDHGIEPAPEREALGKPPTGTILLKAAYRGNQTVITVADDGRGLNPEKIRQTASRLGVPAGWLATASDRDLFELIFEPGFSTATQVSNLSGRGVGMDVVRTNLKQIRGDIHINSTPNQGTTFTITIPYTLSVVRVLLVEAAHMLLAVPTEAVAEMVLADQYSPVETLGHPLIDWEGYMTPVVALDEYFQFSRPYRPVEAEGTPIINDPTLMILAQGDMALAVKVDRYWGEQEVTIRHVDSDLALPHGFSGCTILGNGRIVPLIDPLALLDGFEKGRDRPLRTTDALPLSTQDTILVVDDSVNVRRFLATTLEKAGYHVEQAKDGQDAIDKLEAGLQVNALVSDIEMPRLDGFGVLAHIKRIPHCHNVPVVILTSRTGQKHRQLAQHLGAAAYFSKPFREAELLETLAQLIRHGT, from the coding sequence ATGCTGGAACTCGGCCCTGACGAAGCCGTTCGCTTGCAGTTTTTAGAGGAGGCACAAGACTACCTACAAACCATTGAGGCAGGAGTTCTAGAACTGGGCGCCACACCTAGCACTCAAGTCATTGATGGGGTGTTGCGCGCAGCCCACTCGATTAAGGGTGGCGCAGCCATGATGGGCTTTACGCTCCTCAGTGACTTGGCGCATCGCCTTGAGGATTTTTTTAAGGTGCTGCGATCGCGCCCCTGTGACGATGCTGAGACCCAGCACCTGCTGCTGCGGGCAGTGGATCAATTGCAATCGGTGATTGTCCTCAATCGGCAAGGACTGGAGCCAAATGCCGCATGGCTGCATACCCAAGCTGAGCCAATTTTTAACCAGCTTCATGAGCGACTGGGCGATCCGAAGGCAGAGGATGAACTGTCACTGCTGAGTGGTGATGATGGCCATGCCATGCGGGTGGTTCTCTTTGAAACTGAAGTCGAGGCGTGCCTGCAACGCTTAGAGGCGGTGATTCAAGACCCCCAGCAGCCCTGTCTCAAGGAAGAGATGGCGATCGCCAGCCAAGAGCTAGAAGGCCTAGGGCAGATGCTAGAGATCCCTCAGTTTGCCCAGTTCTGTGCCACCGTTAGCGACTATTTGGCTCAGCCTGAGTGCGATATTTCTGCCATGGCTGCCAGCATTATCCAACAGTGGCGACGGTGCCAAGCCCTTGTGCTCACCGGGCAACTAGAGGCATTACCAACAGCCTTGACCCTAGACCTGCCCGAGGAGGCTGAGGAGCAAACGGTGTTTGATCTGGGTCTAGACGACCTCAACCAAGAACTTGGGGTCGAGGACTTTGCCAGTGCCGAGGTCAACGGCTTCTCCTTGGACGATGTGCTACCCTCACTAGAGCCACCTGTTCCCTCCACTGCCCCAGCTCCCACTGTCGTGAGTGCCCCACCTAAGCCGGACACCCAAGAGCCGAGGGAAATGACGGTGCGCGTGGCGGGGCATCACCTTGATGTGATCAGCGACCTGCTGGGGGAATTGTTGATTGAGTGCAATGGCCTAGACCTCCAGCGTACCCGTCTGCACCGATTACTCGATACCTTAAAGCAAAAGGTGCGCCTCCTTGAGCAGGCAAATTTTCGTTTGCGCACTGAGTACGATCGCGTCAGTGGGACGGTTGGTGCCACCCATCCGATTAGTGCTCAGGCTCAGCATGGGTTTGACAGCCTTGAATTTGATCGCTATACCGATGTGCATCTTCTCTCCCAAGAGGTGATGGAAACCATTGTTCAAATTCAGGAGATTACCAGCGATCTTGATCTTGGCCTTGAGGATACCGAGCGCACGAGCCGTGATCTCAATCGCACCGCCAAGCAACTGCAAGTGCGCTTTACCCAAGTACGGATGCGCCCCTTTGCGGATCTGGCCAATCGCTATCCCCGCGTTATTCGCGAGTTGAGTCAAGAGCATGGCAAAACAGTTGATCTTGTCATTGAAGGCAGTCACATCCTAATTGATCGCACGGTGCTGAGCGTGCTTGCGGATCCGCTGATGCACCTTGTGCGCAATGCCTTTGACCATGGCATTGAACCCGCACCGGAGCGCGAGGCGCTTGGCAAGCCGCCGACAGGTACAATTTTGCTCAAGGCCGCCTATCGCGGCAACCAAACCGTGATTACAGTGGCCGATGATGGCCGCGGCCTTAACCCTGAGAAAATTCGCCAAACTGCCAGTCGTCTTGGGGTGCCCGCAGGATGGCTGGCTACCGCCAGCGATCGCGATCTGTTCGAGCTGATTTTTGAGCCGGGCTTTTCCACCGCAACTCAGGTGTCGAATTTATCGGGGCGGGGGGTTGGGATGGATGTGGTGCGTACCAACCTCAAGCAGATTCGGGGCGACATTCACATCAACAGTACACCCAATCAAGGGACGACCTTTACGATTACAATTCCCTACACCCTTTCCGTTGTACGGGTGCTGCTGGTGGAGGCTGCCCATATGTTGCTGGCTGTACCAACAGAAGCCGTGGCCGAGATGGTCTTAGCGGATCAGTATTCACCAGTTGAAACCCTTGGCCACCCCCTCATTGACTGGGAAGGCTATATGACCCCAGTGGTGGCGCTTGATGAGTACTTTCAGTTTTCCCGTCCCTATCGTCCTGTTGAGGCAGAAGGCACCCCAATCATTAACGACCCCACCCTGATGATTCTTGCCCAAGGAGACATGGCTCTTGCGGTCAAGGTGGATCGCTATTGGGGCGAGCAGGAGGTGACAATCCGGCACGTCGATAGTGACTTGGCGTTACCCCACGGCTTTAGTGGCTGCACGATTTTAGGAAATGGTCGCATTGTGCCCTTGATCGACCCGCTGGCTCTCCTCGATGGGTTTGAGAAGGGGCGCGATCGCCCCTTACGCACCACCGACGCGTTGCCCCTCTCGACCCAAGACACAATTCTAGTTGTTGATGACTCGGTAAATGTGCGGCGTTTCTTGGCCACTACCTTAGAAAAAGCAGGCTACCACGTTGAGCAAGCCAAGGATGGCCAAGATGCCATTGATAAACTAGAGGCGGGCTTACAGGTGAATGCCTTGGTCAGCGACATTGAAATGCCGCGGCTGGATGGCTTTGGCGTGCTGGCGCACATTAAACGCATTCCCCATTGCCACAACGTGCCGGTGGTGATCCTCACCTCCCGCACCGGACAAAAACACCGCCAGTTAGCGCAGCATCTGGGGGCAGCGGCCTACTTCAGTAAACCCTTCCGCGAGGCAGAACTCCTAGAAACCCTTGCCCAGTTGATTCGCCATGGTACTTAA
- the rfbA gene encoding glucose-1-phosphate thymidylyltransferase RfbA, whose product MKGIILAGGSGTRLYPLTQVVSKQLMPIYDKPMIYYPLSILMLAGIRDILIISTPEHLYLFEKLLGTGSQWGLSLSYCVQPSPNGLAEAFLLGRDFLQGSPVCLTLGDNLLYGHDLPQKLQRAAQLNHGALIFGYRVANPQQYGVIEFDRMGRVLDIEEKPAVPKSNYAVPGIYFYDARVCDLAAQLQPSARGELEITDLNRLYLKQGDLRVEMLGRGYAWLDTGTHDLLQQASSFIRTLEERQGVKIACLEEIALLQGYISPEQLYELAQPLRNSSYGQYLLQVWAEVTGDTYA is encoded by the coding sequence ATGAAAGGTATTATTCTTGCGGGCGGTTCTGGGACACGGCTGTATCCCCTCACGCAGGTGGTCAGCAAGCAATTGATGCCCATCTACGACAAACCCATGATTTACTATCCCCTCTCTATCTTGATGCTGGCGGGGATCCGTGACATTCTCATTATTTCCACCCCGGAACACCTGTACCTCTTTGAGAAATTACTGGGAACAGGGTCTCAGTGGGGGCTGTCCCTGAGCTATTGTGTGCAGCCAAGCCCCAATGGCTTAGCCGAAGCCTTTTTGCTGGGGCGTGACTTTCTGCAGGGATCGCCTGTCTGTCTCACCTTGGGTGATAACCTCCTCTACGGCCATGATCTGCCGCAAAAATTACAGCGGGCTGCGCAACTGAACCACGGTGCCTTGATTTTTGGGTATCGGGTTGCCAACCCACAACAGTACGGCGTCATTGAGTTTGATAGGATGGGGCGCGTGCTAGATATCGAAGAAAAGCCAGCAGTGCCCAAGTCCAACTACGCGGTACCCGGAATTTATTTTTACGATGCTCGCGTCTGTGATTTGGCGGCACAACTTCAACCCTCTGCCCGTGGCGAATTGGAAATTACAGATTTGAACCGTCTGTACCTTAAACAAGGCGATCTCAGGGTAGAGATGTTGGGGCGGGGCTATGCATGGCTAGATACGGGTACCCATGACCTGTTACAGCAGGCCAGTAGTTTTATCCGCACCCTCGAAGAACGCCAAGGGGTAAAAATTGCCTGCTTAGAGGAAATTGCCCTCTTGCAGGGCTATATTAGCCCTGAGCAGCTTTACGAATTGGCGCAACCGCTGCGCAACAGTAGCTATGGCCAATACCTGCTACAGGTGTGGGCCGAGGTCACAGGAGACACCTATGCTTAA
- a CDS encoding cytochrome c biogenesis protein CcdA: MSDFSVYIYQLEQWVNQWVIGQLGELTLLSLGVVFLAGLLTSLTPCTLSMLPITVGYIAGYAARQTKQKGSAARQSIWFALGLATTLAGLGMVAAIAGRIYGQVGLGLTIVVSLIAILMGLNLLNALPLSFPRSRFLEELPDRVPASLQAYTLGATFGLVAAPCSTPVLATLLAWVASTQKLVVGAGLLLAYTSGYVVPLILVGTFSSTLQTLLSLRQWSSWITTLSGVLLIAFGVISLAIRL, encoded by the coding sequence ATGAGTGATTTCAGTGTGTACATCTACCAGCTTGAGCAATGGGTAAATCAGTGGGTGATCGGCCAACTTGGTGAGTTAACCCTGCTCAGCCTTGGCGTTGTCTTTCTGGCGGGACTGTTGACCAGCCTCACCCCCTGCACCCTCTCAATGTTGCCCATTACTGTGGGCTATATTGCAGGCTACGCTGCCAGACAAACCAAACAAAAGGGATCAGCCGCACGGCAATCTATCTGGTTTGCCTTGGGCTTGGCCACCACCTTAGCAGGGCTAGGGATGGTCGCGGCGATCGCTGGGCGTATCTACGGACAAGTGGGTTTAGGACTGACGATTGTGGTCAGTTTAATTGCTATTCTCATGGGCTTAAACCTCTTAAATGCACTCCCCCTCAGCTTTCCCCGCAGCCGGTTTCTCGAAGAGCTTCCCGATCGCGTTCCTGCCAGCCTGCAAGCTTACACCCTAGGGGCAACCTTTGGCTTGGTAGCTGCCCCCTGTAGCACCCCCGTATTGGCAACCCTCCTAGCATGGGTGGCCAGCACCCAAAAACTGGTGGTCGGGGCAGGGCTGCTGTTGGCCTATACTAGCGGCTATGTCGTGCCCCTCATCTTGGTGGGCACCTTTAGTAGCACCCTGCAAACGCTTCTGTCACTGCGGCAGTGGTCGAGTTGGATTACGACCCTCAGTGGCGTGCTATTGATTGCCTTTGGGGTTATTTCCTTGGCAATTCGACTTTAG